One stretch of Chryseobacterium fluminis DNA includes these proteins:
- a CDS encoding aminotransferase class V-fold PLP-dependent enzyme: MDINKLRADIRGLEDGKIFLNNAGSSLMPKIVVDSMTEYSHQEELYGGYEAAHINAHMLEQFYDETAKLINCKSSNIAFATSATDAYAKALSSIIFKEGDCIITTADDYISNQIVFISLQKNLKVKVFRTKNLPDNELDLEDMENLIREHHPKLVAVTHIPTNSGLIQDVEAVGKICRQYDILYLVDACQSVGQMVVDVQKIGCDFLTATGRKFMRGPRGTGFLYVSDRLLEQSYAPLLLDMRGAHWSEYDDYELFQTAKRFEHWEISYASLLGFIEAVKYANAVGMKNIEEYNRKLSEKLRADLQDNGFQTWDIGNHLSSIVTFCSQDGDLENIQKVLKKNNVFFSVTYKNSALIDFTKKNIDGIVRLSPHYYNTSKEVETVSGILKSI, translated from the coding sequence ATGGATATAAATAAACTACGAGCAGATATCAGAGGTCTTGAGGATGGTAAAATTTTCCTGAATAACGCAGGATCCTCACTGATGCCAAAGATAGTGGTGGATTCGATGACTGAATACTCACACCAGGAAGAGCTTTATGGCGGTTATGAAGCAGCTCATATAAACGCACATATGTTGGAACAGTTTTATGATGAAACGGCGAAATTAATTAACTGCAAATCCTCCAATATTGCTTTTGCAACCAGCGCTACAGATGCCTATGCAAAAGCTTTGTCCAGTATTATTTTCAAAGAGGGAGATTGTATCATCACAACGGCAGATGATTATATATCCAACCAGATCGTTTTTATTTCCCTGCAGAAAAATCTGAAGGTGAAAGTGTTCCGTACAAAAAATCTTCCTGATAACGAACTGGATCTTGAAGATATGGAAAACCTGATCAGAGAACATCATCCGAAATTAGTGGCAGTTACCCATATTCCTACCAATTCAGGTTTGATCCAGGATGTCGAAGCAGTCGGTAAGATCTGCCGGCAATATGATATTTTATATCTGGTGGATGCCTGTCAGTCTGTGGGGCAAATGGTGGTGGACGTACAAAAAATAGGTTGTGACTTTCTTACAGCGACAGGAAGGAAATTTATGCGTGGGCCGAGAGGAACAGGCTTTTTATATGTCTCTGACAGGCTGCTGGAACAGAGTTATGCGCCTTTATTATTGGATATGAGAGGAGCCCATTGGTCAGAATATGATGATTATGAATTATTTCAGACGGCAAAAAGATTCGAACACTGGGAAATTTCTTACGCTTCACTATTAGGTTTTATAGAAGCTGTGAAGTATGCGAATGCGGTCGGAATGAAAAACATAGAAGAGTATAACAGGAAATTATCAGAAAAACTAAGAGCTGATTTACAGGATAATGGTTTTCAGACCTGGGATATAGGCAATCACCTGAGCAGTATTGTCACTTTTTGTAGCCAGGATGGAGATCTGGAAAATATCCAGAAAGTTTTGAAAAAAAATAATGTATTTTTTTCAGTGACCTATAAAAATTCGGCTCTGATAGATTTTACTAAGAAAAACATCGATGGTATTGTACGATTGTCACCCCATTATTACAATACATCCAAGGAAGTAGAAACCGTTTCCGGGATATTAAAATCAATATGA
- a CDS encoding TssN family type VI secretion system protein: MEISSVKGIFLRYILMPLFAVIMMVILGVIRRNKPAIKIKTIIIYVLLCSLCLALPGFFGFAGNLFNPYWYLIAQIIYLILGIIHVNLLDIYFKKHFESQSNSILFESILTLTCIGFGGYLFYLIFNWMSKGMGYPVMAATSIFIFVVPMVFHYCYVQFISIPVDIYKTWRYSPDQRLPDFEGADFDRLMVLNVELSKNLEDANRFRIKAKTLPTGVTFGDWFYRVVDDYNHKNPNSIIHLSDQEKDPYYWIFYTKKSFFSFRKYIDFDQDISANDISENEVVICKRVIQHEEEGLRKA, translated from the coding sequence ATGGAAATTTCTTCAGTAAAAGGTATCTTCTTAAGGTATATTCTAATGCCTTTATTTGCAGTAATCATGATGGTGATTTTAGGAGTCATCAGACGGAATAAGCCTGCCATAAAAATCAAAACCATTATCATATACGTGCTGCTTTGCAGCCTTTGTCTTGCCCTTCCGGGATTTTTCGGATTTGCTGGAAATCTATTTAACCCATACTGGTATCTGATCGCGCAGATTATATATCTTATTCTGGGGATTATCCACGTTAACTTATTGGATATTTATTTTAAAAAGCATTTTGAATCGCAGTCTAATAGTATCTTATTCGAATCGATCCTGACCCTTACCTGCATAGGCTTTGGAGGATATCTCTTCTATCTGATTTTTAACTGGATGAGTAAAGGTATGGGGTATCCTGTTATGGCTGCTACCAGTATATTTATCTTTGTAGTGCCCATGGTATTCCATTACTGTTATGTACAGTTTATCAGTATTCCGGTTGATATCTATAAGACCTGGAGATATTCCCCTGATCAGAGGCTTCCGGATTTTGAAGGCGCAGATTTTGACCGTCTGATGGTACTCAATGTAGAACTCAGCAAAAATCTTGAAGATGCCAACAGATTTAGAATTAAAGCTAAAACTTTACCTACCGGCGTAACTTTCGGAGATTGGTTTTACAGGGTGGTAGATGACTATAACCATAAAAACCCAAATTCTATTATCCATCTTTCAGATCAGGAAAAAGACCCGTACTACTGGATATTCTACACCAAGAAATCATTTTTCAGTTTCCGGAAATATATTGATTTCGATCAGGATATCTCCGCAAATGATATTTCAGAAAATGAAGTTGTTATTTGCAAAAGAGTAATCCAGCATGAGGAAGAAGGACTTAGAAAAGCATAA
- a CDS encoding type VI secretion system baseplate subunit TssG, whose product MNYNKLQTDFRAEAVAVNLLKYHRAVSNIFIERIGINDRAYLKDIKSISSSFLGFDEEVFTIETYREGIYDYLPEGLFHPPSLGASRKNVDTVVREIRKQKRVEEDARKFFRPFELEIFFTEISALLKEFEFEITSDTDTLLETVSELWPLIKMLDPQNAYIFIYILPFFHQIRGDKKWFERCMSALLQVPVEVSFTPNIIDGIEESNDSLLLGNARLGVTYIPSGRHMDGLRNWVVNIGPIPYHEMKKFIDGHPFRKVLQALYDYFLPVNVDVEENFITEKKEYSFALEDDERNASRLGYSTFL is encoded by the coding sequence ATGAATTACAATAAGCTGCAGACCGACTTCAGGGCAGAAGCCGTGGCAGTTAACCTTTTAAAATACCACCGGGCAGTCAGTAATATTTTTATTGAAAGGATAGGAATAAACGACCGGGCCTATCTTAAGGATATCAAAAGTATATCGAGCAGTTTTCTGGGTTTTGATGAAGAAGTTTTTACCATCGAAACCTATCGGGAGGGTATTTACGACTATCTTCCGGAAGGATTGTTCCATCCGCCTTCATTGGGTGCTTCCAGAAAAAACGTCGATACGGTCGTCCGTGAGATCCGGAAACAGAAAAGGGTAGAAGAAGACGCCCGGAAATTTTTCCGTCCTTTTGAGCTTGAGATTTTCTTTACAGAAATCAGTGCGCTGCTTAAGGAATTTGAATTCGAAATAACAAGTGATACAGATACGTTGCTTGAAACGGTAAGTGAGCTCTGGCCTTTGATAAAAATGCTTGATCCGCAAAATGCTTATATTTTCATTTATATATTACCGTTTTTTCACCAGATCAGAGGGGATAAAAAGTGGTTTGAACGATGTATGAGTGCTCTTCTGCAGGTACCTGTAGAAGTCTCCTTTACCCCAAATATTATTGATGGTATTGAAGAGAGCAATGACTCTCTCTTACTGGGAAACGCCAGATTGGGAGTAACTTACATTCCGAGCGGAAGACATATGGACGGACTTAGAAATTGGGTTGTTAATATCGGACCAATTCCTTATCATGAGATGAAAAAATTTATCGATGGCCATCCCTTCAGAAAAGTGCTTCAGGCTTTATATGATTATTTTTTACCTGTCAATGTAGATGTGGAGGAAAATTTCATTACCGAAAAGAAAGAATATTCATTCGCTCTGGAAGATGATGAAAGAAATGCCAGCCGCCTCGGTTACTCTACTTTTCTGTAA
- a CDS encoding S1/P1 nuclease, with protein MKSIYSKILILAFITSSLYSYAWGLTGHRIIAEIAENHLSGKARREIKKIMGRERLAYWANWPDFIKSDTTGAWKQASAWHYVNIDPQTDFKAFEKNLEAQAGPSLYTQVKVLSSQIKDVKTSEKDRKIALIFLIHMMGDLAQPLHVGRSEDLGGNKINVTYFGEKTNLHSVWDGKLVDSQKYSYTEYSKLLDIKSDDEVKQIQTGTLEDWLYDSHKIANKIYAQTPNDSKLSYDYQYRFYDTMERQLLYGGLRLAKMLNDLF; from the coding sequence ATGAAAAGTATTTATTCTAAAATTTTGATTTTAGCATTCATCACCTCTTCGCTTTATTCCTATGCATGGGGATTGACGGGGCACAGAATTATTGCAGAAATTGCAGAAAATCATCTTTCGGGAAAGGCAAGAAGAGAGATTAAAAAGATTATGGGAAGAGAGCGTCTCGCCTACTGGGCAAACTGGCCGGATTTCATCAAATCCGATACGACGGGAGCATGGAAGCAGGCTTCAGCATGGCATTACGTAAACATCGATCCACAAACAGATTTCAAAGCATTTGAGAAAAACCTGGAAGCTCAGGCCGGTCCGAGTTTATATACTCAGGTGAAGGTATTATCCAGCCAGATCAAAGATGTGAAAACTTCTGAAAAAGATAGAAAAATCGCTTTGATTTTCTTGATTCATATGATGGGAGATCTGGCCCAGCCTCTACATGTGGGAAGATCTGAAGATCTGGGAGGAAATAAAATTAATGTAACCTATTTTGGGGAGAAAACAAATCTACACTCTGTCTGGGATGGGAAATTAGTAGACTCTCAAAAATACAGCTATACAGAATACTCAAAATTACTGGATATTAAATCAGACGACGAGGTTAAGCAGATCCAGACCGGAACTTTAGAAGACTGGCTGTATGATTCTCACAAAATCGCGAACAAAATCTATGCGCAGACCCCAAATGATTCAAAATTATCTTACGATTATCAGTACAGATTCTATGATACCATGGAAAGACAACTTCTTTACGGTGGCCTGAGACTGGCAAAAATGCTGAATGACCTTTTTTAA
- a CDS encoding sigma-70 family RNA polymerase sigma factor, whose amino-acid sequence MRQLKITKQVTNRETASLDKYLQEIGKVELITADEEVELAQRIRAGDRAALEKLIKANLRFVVSVSKQYQNQGLSLPDLINEGNLGLMKAAKRYDETRGFKFISYAVWWIRQSILQALAEQSRIVRLPLNKIGSINKINKAYAHLEQENERPPSPEELAEVLDMSEEDIKESMKNSGRHLSMDAPLVEGEDSNLYDVLRSGESPSPDKDLMLESLQIEIERALNTLTPREADLVRLYFGLNGKHPMTLEEIGETFDLTRERVRQIKEKAIKRLKHNTRSKILKSYLGK is encoded by the coding sequence ATGAGACAATTAAAAATCACTAAGCAGGTAACCAACAGGGAAACTGCTTCATTAGACAAGTATTTGCAGGAAATTGGTAAGGTAGAGCTGATCACTGCGGACGAAGAGGTAGAATTGGCACAAAGAATACGTGCGGGCGACAGAGCTGCACTTGAAAAATTAATCAAGGCCAACCTTCGTTTCGTAGTATCCGTATCTAAACAGTACCAAAATCAAGGTCTTTCTTTACCCGATTTAATTAATGAAGGTAATTTAGGGCTGATGAAGGCGGCAAAAAGGTATGATGAAACAAGAGGTTTCAAATTTATCTCTTACGCAGTGTGGTGGATCCGTCAATCCATTTTACAGGCTTTGGCAGAACAGTCAAGAATTGTAAGATTGCCATTGAACAAAATCGGATCTATCAATAAAATCAACAAAGCATACGCTCACCTTGAGCAGGAAAATGAAAGACCGCCTTCCCCGGAAGAATTGGCTGAAGTTCTTGACATGAGCGAGGAAGATATTAAAGAATCTATGAAAAACTCCGGTAGACACCTGTCTATGGATGCACCTTTGGTAGAAGGTGAAGATTCTAATCTTTATGACGTATTGCGTTCAGGAGAATCTCCAAGTCCCGATAAAGATTTGATGCTGGAATCTCTTCAGATTGAGATCGAAAGAGCATTAAATACCCTGACTCCAAGAGAGGCGGATTTGGTAAGACTTTACTTCGGACTGAACGGAAAGCACCCGATGACCCTTGAAGAAATCGGTGAAACTTTTGATCTTACAAGAGAGAGAGTTCGTCAGATCAAGGAAAAAGCGATTAAGAGATTGAAACACAATACCAGAAGTAAGATCTTAAAATCTTATTTAGGTAAATAA
- a CDS encoding FAD-dependent monooxygenase, with translation MNPISIIGAGIGGLTLGNILRQHNLDFTVYESAPEIKPVGSGIMMAINAMQIFDKLGLKEKIEKAGNKIHGISITDEKLKLISQTHVSELEKKYSSCNVAIHRAELQKILAESLGFENIRLNHSINTIKEDDNYLLQFENGHQTESKIVFGADGIHSRIRNQIFRTGTLRNTHQMCWRGLVDFNLPEKFYHEAIEAWGKGKRFGFVKMTDNKLYWYAVINKGKYNPNSSLSGNFHGFHPLINEIIESTSEENIILNDLLDLSPIPKWHTQNLCLIGDAAHATTPNLGQGACQAIEDAYIIGKLLEKNTNFNSIFENFQKIRRKKVDHVVSTSWKLGKFSQWEKATYLRNALMRSVPERITRKMVERVIQLEM, from the coding sequence ATGAATCCAATTTCAATTATAGGAGCGGGAATCGGAGGTTTAACACTCGGGAATATTCTAAGACAGCACAATCTCGATTTTACGGTCTACGAATCTGCCCCTGAAATAAAGCCCGTGGGTTCAGGAATTATGATGGCTATCAATGCGATGCAGATTTTTGATAAATTGGGTCTGAAAGAAAAAATTGAAAAGGCAGGAAATAAAATACACGGAATTTCTATTACAGATGAAAAACTGAAACTGATCTCGCAAACTCATGTTTCGGAACTCGAAAAGAAATACAGCTCTTGCAATGTCGCCATTCACAGAGCAGAACTTCAGAAGATTCTGGCTGAGAGTTTGGGCTTTGAAAATATTAGACTCAACCATTCAATAAATACCATTAAAGAGGATGACAATTATCTTTTACAGTTTGAAAACGGCCATCAGACTGAAAGTAAAATTGTTTTCGGAGCAGATGGCATTCATTCCAGAATCAGAAATCAGATATTCAGAACGGGAACGTTACGCAATACCCATCAAATGTGCTGGCGGGGATTAGTGGATTTCAATTTACCTGAGAAATTTTATCATGAAGCCATTGAAGCTTGGGGGAAAGGAAAACGTTTTGGTTTTGTTAAAATGACTGACAATAAACTCTACTGGTATGCGGTTATCAATAAAGGGAAATACAATCCTAACAGTAGTTTGTCGGGAAATTTTCACGGATTCCATCCGTTAATTAATGAGATTATTGAATCTACTTCAGAAGAAAATATCATACTCAATGATCTTCTTGATCTTTCACCGATCCCAAAGTGGCACACTCAGAACCTCTGTTTAATCGGTGATGCAGCCCATGCCACAACCCCTAATCTTGGGCAGGGAGCCTGCCAGGCTATCGAAGATGCCTATATTATCGGGAAACTGCTGGAAAAAAATACAAATTTCAACAGTATATTTGAAAACTTTCAGAAAATCAGACGAAAAAAGGTCGATCATGTGGTAAGTACAAGCTGGAAGCTGGGAAAATTTTCCCAATGGGAAAAAGCGACTTATCTGCGCAATGCATTGATGAGATCAGTTCCTGAGCGTATAACCCGTAAGATGGTGGAAAGGGTCATACAACTGGAAATGTAA
- a CDS encoding multicopper oxidase domain-containing protein, which produces MKKLMMFLMISFSVISFSQVAKTYYTCPMDPEIVSSKPGDCPKCGMILRKKTVVIQQKTVTKPSVKPTPKTEIKSAEKNTKTINTSKAGKKEGLKKLKNRAASGTIKAEPTSRDKIPEKTQIVSKSDVQSQKYSCPMHPEVVSGKPGKCPKCGMDLVETENKATPVEAQNTFLKRNTENGKISFGGKTVRYDLYVKDTIVNFTGKNRRAIAVNGKLQAPTLYFTEGDTAEIYLHNRLKENTGFHWHGVILPNEHDGVPYLTTKPVKPGETHLYKFKISQNGTYWYHSHEGLQEQIGMNGILVFNKRKEEPKAAYTKEIPVLLGDWSDENPMQIARRLHMANTDWYAIKKNAVQSYWEAIKSGNFGTKALNEWKRMEAMDVSDVYYDRFLINGQPSSDDAQLKAGDKVRLRVANGGSSTYFWLNFGGGKIKVVGNDGNDVVPVEVDRLIIGVSETYDIEVTIPENKSFEFRATSEDRVGHASLWLGSGEKIQAPELPRLKLFEGMKMMNGMMEMSGNMKPMNMTMGNQMMDMNEVMYPELPESQRKMTLKHMNEMMGMKEKKPKGGKDHSQHSEVMPGVPADNHSEMGMQEQKTIKRLSYNMLKSPEKTVLPTDNVREMKFTLEGNMNHYLWTLDNKTVTETDKILVKKGEILRITMYNNSMMRHPMHLHGHDFRLINAKGEYSPLKNVVDIMPMETNTIEFAANQDGDWFFHCHILYHMMAGMGRIFSYENSKPNPQLPNRKLAWKDFMKDNRMISSMAMLDIQSNKLHAETMTMFGPRWANLNEFHSNWDFNHFDGNFKVGRFLGKFQWALPYAGFRIQKNHELMERQMAEDMGMEFRGKKTWFGQQKASKNSAALIVGIQYLLPMLVTSDASVDQNGKVLLELSREDIPLSRRLRGNFSINSDGEFTTGLRYILQKWLSVSGNYDNEMGWGAGLTLTY; this is translated from the coding sequence ATGAAAAAATTAATGATGTTTCTTATGATTTCATTCTCTGTAATCAGTTTTTCACAAGTAGCAAAAACCTATTATACATGTCCCATGGATCCGGAAATTGTATCTTCAAAGCCCGGAGACTGCCCAAAATGCGGAATGATATTAAGGAAAAAAACGGTTGTCATACAGCAAAAGACTGTTACAAAACCGAGCGTGAAACCTACACCGAAAACAGAAATAAAATCAGCGGAAAAGAATACTAAAACAATAAATACATCGAAGGCCGGAAAAAAAGAAGGTCTTAAAAAACTGAAGAATCGCGCCGCATCCGGAACAATTAAGGCTGAACCGACTTCCCGGGACAAAATACCTGAAAAAACTCAGATCGTATCAAAATCTGATGTTCAGTCTCAAAAGTATAGCTGCCCGATGCATCCCGAGGTTGTTTCCGGTAAGCCCGGGAAATGCCCAAAATGCGGAATGGATTTAGTTGAAACTGAAAATAAGGCGACTCCGGTAGAAGCGCAGAATACTTTTTTAAAAAGAAATACAGAAAACGGAAAAATAAGCTTTGGAGGAAAAACGGTACGTTATGATTTATATGTAAAAGATACGATTGTAAATTTTACAGGGAAAAATCGCCGTGCCATTGCTGTAAACGGAAAGTTGCAGGCCCCGACATTATATTTTACGGAAGGAGATACTGCTGAAATTTACCTTCACAACAGGTTAAAAGAGAATACGGGATTTCACTGGCATGGGGTCATCTTACCGAATGAGCATGACGGTGTTCCGTATCTTACGACAAAACCGGTGAAACCGGGAGAAACACACCTGTACAAATTTAAGATCTCTCAAAACGGAACCTACTGGTATCATTCTCATGAAGGTTTGCAGGAACAGATCGGAATGAACGGGATTCTGGTATTCAATAAACGGAAAGAAGAACCCAAAGCTGCCTATACCAAGGAAATACCCGTGCTGTTGGGAGACTGGAGCGATGAAAATCCTATGCAGATTGCGAGAAGGCTTCATATGGCGAATACAGATTGGTATGCTATTAAAAAAAATGCGGTGCAAAGTTACTGGGAAGCTATAAAATCCGGGAACTTCGGAACAAAAGCTCTGAATGAATGGAAAAGGATGGAAGCGATGGATGTGAGCGATGTGTACTATGACCGTTTTCTGATTAACGGGCAGCCAAGTTCAGATGATGCTCAATTAAAGGCAGGAGATAAGGTCCGGCTCAGAGTTGCGAACGGAGGTTCTTCCACCTACTTCTGGCTGAATTTCGGAGGCGGAAAAATAAAAGTTGTCGGGAATGACGGGAATGACGTCGTTCCGGTAGAAGTCGACCGCCTTATTATAGGAGTTTCCGAAACCTATGATATTGAAGTGACCATTCCTGAAAACAAAAGCTTTGAATTTAGGGCAACTTCAGAAGACAGAGTCGGTCACGCTTCACTCTGGCTGGGTTCTGGCGAAAAAATTCAGGCTCCTGAACTTCCGAGATTAAAGCTGTTCGAAGGGATGAAAATGATGAACGGAATGATGGAAATGAGCGGAAATATGAAACCCATGAACATGACCATGGGAAATCAGATGATGGATATGAATGAAGTGATGTATCCTGAGCTTCCTGAAAGCCAGAGAAAAATGACTTTGAAGCATATGAATGAAATGATGGGGATGAAAGAGAAAAAACCAAAAGGCGGGAAGGATCATTCTCAGCATTCTGAAGTAATGCCAGGTGTCCCGGCAGACAACCATTCGGAAATGGGTATGCAGGAACAGAAAACAATTAAAAGACTGTCTTATAATATGCTCAAATCTCCTGAGAAAACGGTGTTGCCCACAGATAACGTGCGAGAAATGAAGTTTACCCTGGAAGGAAATATGAACCATTACCTGTGGACCCTGGATAACAAAACAGTTACGGAAACAGATAAAATTCTGGTGAAAAAGGGAGAAATCCTGAGAATTACCATGTACAATAATTCGATGATGCGGCATCCGATGCACCTGCACGGTCACGATTTCAGGCTCATTAATGCAAAGGGAGAGTATTCGCCATTAAAAAATGTAGTTGATATTATGCCGATGGAAACCAATACCATCGAATTTGCAGCCAACCAGGATGGAGACTGGTTCTTCCACTGCCATATTCTCTATCATATGATGGCAGGAATGGGAAGAATTTTCAGCTATGAAAATTCAAAACCGAATCCTCAGCTTCCGAACAGGAAGTTAGCATGGAAAGATTTTATGAAAGATAACAGGATGATAAGCTCTATGGCCATGCTGGATATTCAATCTAATAAGCTGCATGCGGAGACCATGACGATGTTCGGACCAAGATGGGCTAATCTGAATGAATTTCACTCCAATTGGGACTTCAATCATTTTGACGGAAATTTTAAAGTCGGAAGATTTTTAGGAAAATTTCAGTGGGCCCTGCCATATGCCGGTTTCAGGATCCAGAAAAATCATGAATTGATGGAAAGACAGATGGCAGAAGATATGGGAATGGAATTTAGAGGTAAGAAAACCTGGTTTGGACAGCAGAAAGCTTCTAAAAACAGTGCTGCACTTATTGTCGGTATACAGTACCTTTTACCGATGCTGGTTACTTCAGACGCAAGTGTGGATCAGAATGGAAAGGTTTTGCTGGAGCTGAGCAGGGAAGATATTCCGCTTTCCAGGAGACTCAGGGGGAATTTCAGCATTAATTCTGATGGAGAATTTACCACCGGATTACGGTATATTCTGCAAAAATGGTTATCGGTTTCAGGAAACTATGATAACGAAATGGGATGGGGAGCCGGACTTACTTTAACTTATTAA
- a CDS encoding DUF3347 domain-containing protein, whose translation MKKYIITAVFSIFSIISLSAQSKKDVQVSKLYENYIAVKSALASDDADKTSKAAAEFIKTASSIDVKSVSEGNLNILRKDATAISEARSISAQREFFYNLSDNMIAMTKEFKLSEKPVYIQYCPMADGNWLSDESKIVNPYYGKSMLSCGSVKSTIN comes from the coding sequence ATGAAAAAGTATATCATTACAGCAGTTTTCTCTATATTCTCAATTATTTCATTATCAGCACAATCTAAAAAGGATGTGCAGGTTTCAAAGCTCTATGAAAATTATATTGCTGTAAAATCAGCTCTGGCTTCAGATGATGCGGATAAAACCTCCAAAGCAGCTGCGGAATTTATTAAAACGGCATCTTCAATCGATGTGAAATCTGTTTCTGAAGGTAATTTAAATATCCTTCGGAAAGATGCTACCGCCATTTCAGAAGCAAGAAGTATCAGTGCTCAGAGAGAATTTTTCTACAACCTCTCAGATAATATGATCGCAATGACGAAAGAATTTAAGCTTTCAGAAAAGCCGGTTTATATTCAGTATTGTCCGATGGCTGATGGAAACTGGCTAAGCGACGAATCAAAAATCGTGAATCCTTACTACGGAAAATCCATGCTTTCTTGTGGAAGTGTAAAATCTACGATCAACTAA
- a CDS encoding HYC_CC_PP family protein, with translation MKKILAILFSIFYFGFSSGAVFSVHYCMEELVSVSQKTDDLCSKCGVKTKKDCCKTEIKIVKVDDSQKSDLLKINLLQQISGIRNPESFFTDTSFSATRFTRIQINGPPETRSVPIFIHHCNFRI, from the coding sequence ATGAAAAAGATTCTGGCCATACTATTCTCTATTTTCTATTTCGGATTTTCTTCCGGAGCAGTTTTTAGCGTTCATTATTGTATGGAAGAATTGGTTTCAGTAAGCCAGAAAACGGATGACCTGTGTAGTAAATGTGGTGTCAAAACCAAGAAAGACTGTTGTAAAACAGAAATAAAAATTGTAAAAGTTGATGATTCCCAAAAATCAGATTTACTTAAAATTAATCTCTTACAACAGATCTCCGGGATTCGGAATCCAGAATCTTTCTTTACAGATACATCTTTTTCGGCAACCAGGTTTACCCGTATTCAAATTAACGGGCCTCCGGAAACACGTTCGGTTCCGATTTTTATCCATCATTGTAATTTTAGAATTTAG